The Seleniivibrio woodruffii genome window below encodes:
- a CDS encoding PPC domain-containing DNA-binding protein codes for MQGLWYKEAKTARSFIIKILPGELIADKLVEAVKELDVQYSVIVSAVGSVTDVKFRGIKTGATLPITVPRMTVHQIAYPMELLGLNGNIFPDENGEPDCHLHIQMSKSSGEVLGGHLFNARVFASCEIMITELSADGIERHVSKSAGTPTIFIED; via the coding sequence ATGCAGGGTTTATGGTATAAAGAGGCAAAAACTGCCCGCAGTTTCATAATCAAGATTCTGCCCGGCGAACTCATCGCCGACAAACTGGTTGAAGCTGTTAAAGAGCTGGACGTTCAGTACAGCGTGATAGTATCCGCTGTCGGCTCAGTAACCGATGTCAAGTTCAGAGGCATCAAAACCGGAGCGACACTGCCCATAACAGTGCCCAGAATGACCGTTCACCAGATAGCCTATCCCATGGAGCTTCTGGGGCTGAACGGAAACATCTTTCCCGATGAGAACGGCGAGCCCGACTGCCACCTCCACATCCAGATGTCAAAATCATCCGGCGAGGTTCTGGGCGGTCACCTTTTCAACGCCAGAGTGTTCGCATCCTGCGAAATAATGATAACCGAGCTTTCTGCGGACGGCATCGAACGCCACGTTTCAAAATCCGCCGGAACTCCCACCATCTTCATAGAGGACTGA
- the citD gene encoding citrate lyase acyl carrier protein produces MKIEKKAQAGTMQSSDLMVFTEPADTLDIQIDSTVAKQYGHLIQAKVEEVLNRMNVTAGIIRIKDRGALDYAIDARVQAAVLRSQEA; encoded by the coding sequence ATGAAGATAGAAAAGAAGGCACAGGCAGGGACAATGCAGTCCAGCGACCTGATGGTTTTCACAGAACCTGCGGACACACTGGATATCCAGATCGATTCCACCGTGGCAAAGCAGTACGGACACCTGATTCAGGCCAAGGTTGAGGAAGTGCTTAACCGGATGAACGTCACCGCCGGAATAATCCGCATTAAAGACAGAGGCGCACTGGACTATGCCATCGATGCAAGGGTGCAGGCTGCTGTTCTGCGCTCGCAGGAGGCATAG
- the citC gene encoding [citrate (pro-3S)-lyase] ligase yields MVSYLLTDNRIQEARNLLTDSGLDFDPDFDVFLGVYEHDSLIATGARSKNILKMVAVHPDHRDTGVFAEIINALITDAFRAGYEHTFVFTKPVYVQSFRYLNFSPLAQTDSVAVLEYGHSIKDYLKKWKSEVRPGKNSGLVMNCNPFTNGHRYLVETASACSDNVYLFVVEEDSSLIPFSARLNLVKKGVEDLANVHVIPTGPYAVSRITFPSYFLKDSEKVTSEQLRLDLSIFCEQIAPVFGITRRFAGQEPVCRLTAMYNEAMREILPQYGIEFTEIERKTAGGHIISASAVRRMLLAGEYDKLREMVPEATYKYLTENTGVLISKNATPVLSS; encoded by the coding sequence ATGGTTAGTTACCTGCTGACGGACAACCGGATTCAGGAAGCCAGAAATCTTTTAACAGATTCGGGTCTCGATTTTGACCCTGATTTTGATGTGTTCCTGGGGGTGTATGAGCATGACAGTCTCATTGCAACCGGAGCAAGATCCAAAAACATTCTGAAAATGGTCGCCGTTCATCCCGACCACAGGGATACCGGTGTATTCGCAGAGATCATAAACGCACTCATCACAGACGCATTCCGTGCGGGCTACGAGCATACCTTTGTATTCACAAAACCGGTTTACGTTCAGAGCTTCAGATACCTCAACTTCAGCCCTTTGGCACAGACAGATTCGGTCGCCGTTCTGGAATACGGACACAGCATAAAGGATTATCTGAAAAAGTGGAAAAGCGAAGTCAGGCCAGGAAAGAACAGCGGGCTGGTGATGAACTGCAACCCTTTCACAAACGGCCACCGCTACCTTGTGGAAACCGCATCCGCCTGCTCCGACAACGTATATCTGTTCGTTGTGGAGGAGGACTCTTCCCTCATTCCTTTCAGCGCAAGGCTGAATCTGGTGAAAAAAGGGGTGGAGGATCTGGCGAACGTACATGTGATCCCCACAGGACCTTATGCGGTGAGCCGCATAACCTTTCCGTCATACTTTCTGAAAGACAGCGAAAAAGTTACCAGCGAACAGCTTAGACTCGACCTGTCGATCTTCTGCGAACAGATAGCCCCCGTATTCGGCATAACCAGACGCTTTGCCGGACAGGAGCCTGTATGCCGTCTGACTGCCATGTATAACGAGGCCATGCGTGAGATTCTGCCTCAGTACGGAATAGAGTTCACCGAAATAGAGCGCAAGACCGCAGGCGGACACATAATCAGCGCATCCGCTGTTCGCCGCATGCTTCTTGCCGGAGAATATGATAAATTAAGGGAGATGGTTCCCGAAGCGACATATAAATATCTGACCGAGAACACGGGAGTGCTCATCAGTAAGAACGCAACCCCCGTGCTCAGTTCATAG
- a CDS encoding HD domain-containing phosphohydrolase — MYLRVMWEQLNSGKHISSIFLADETGNFLQARCSPKLAVRVIDRTAEKPTDTYYFKDTGYGTVGEEISPAMYDPRIRSWYKNARAHEISWSEPYIFASTGKPGITLSTAVFDSSGRRIRTVAADYSTESLSAMLKSKSGVIKGDLVMFAEDGNVIAASFDLRGETVPTLEGLTNPAYKGILDNARTGKMNGSLKGSDDTYEYFIEKLPEYTGQKWYLASFVKRSVILNEIRQTMLTTLLISVLIIGITYFPVLYVLKRLFINPIEKLKGMTDEVCRKNYDKVKRIDTVVEEFHGLSDSMVNMSASISRYEAELKELMDSFIKIIAGAIDAKSKYTAGHCLRVPELAIMIAETLQKRDDEAFKDFRLETDAQWREFSIAAWMHDCGKVTTPEYVVDKATKLEAIHNRIHEIRTRFEVLHRDAQIDYYEKLQKDPEKEAELKAELEKAWAQLQDDFAFIAKCNVGGEFMDDADIERLRNIAEKTWIRNFDDRQGLSIAENQRLGGRPPVPVPAVEKLLADKPEHLIEREYFIDEQEYREFGFQTLVPRYAFNYGEVYNLSVKRGTLTEEERYKINEHIIMTIKMLSALPLPENMKHVPEYAGGHHETMDGKGYPRRLYKSEISIPARIIAIADIFEALTAADRPYKKPKTLSESLRIMEFMKKDGHIDGDIFDVFVQEKLYMKYAEKFLDKSQIDEIKPAG; from the coding sequence ATGTATCTAAGGGTCATGTGGGAACAGCTCAACTCCGGAAAGCATATCTCCAGCATATTTCTGGCGGATGAAACCGGAAACTTTCTTCAGGCAAGGTGCAGTCCGAAACTGGCCGTCAGGGTTATCGACAGAACGGCTGAGAAACCTACGGACACCTATTATTTTAAAGATACGGGCTATGGAACTGTAGGGGAGGAGATTTCTCCTGCAATGTATGACCCCAGAATAAGAAGCTGGTACAAAAATGCCCGTGCCCACGAAATAAGCTGGTCGGAGCCATATATTTTCGCATCCACGGGTAAGCCCGGCATAACCCTTTCAACAGCGGTTTTCGACAGCTCCGGCAGAAGGATACGCACTGTGGCCGCCGACTATTCTACAGAATCCCTTTCCGCCATGCTTAAATCAAAATCGGGAGTTATAAAGGGTGATCTGGTGATGTTTGCGGAGGACGGAAACGTTATTGCCGCTTCTTTCGACCTCAGGGGCGAGACGGTTCCGACCTTGGAAGGTCTTACAAATCCCGCTTATAAAGGCATACTGGATAATGCCCGAACAGGAAAAATGAACGGAAGCCTGAAAGGTTCGGACGATACTTATGAGTACTTCATTGAGAAACTTCCGGAATACACCGGGCAGAAATGGTATCTTGCATCGTTCGTAAAGCGAAGCGTAATACTGAATGAAATACGGCAGACGATGCTGACAACCCTTCTGATATCAGTGCTTATAATCGGCATAACATATTTCCCTGTTCTTTATGTTCTGAAAAGACTGTTCATAAACCCCATTGAAAAGCTGAAAGGTATGACCGATGAGGTTTGCAGAAAGAACTACGACAAAGTTAAGAGGATAGACACGGTTGTGGAGGAGTTCCACGGGCTTTCGGATTCCATGGTCAACATGTCTGCATCCATAAGCCGTTATGAGGCGGAACTGAAAGAGCTGATGGACTCATTTATAAAGATCATAGCAGGAGCCATCGACGCCAAATCCAAATATACTGCCGGACACTGCCTGCGTGTGCCTGAACTTGCCATAATGATTGCCGAAACTTTACAGAAAAGAGATGATGAGGCGTTCAAAGATTTCCGTCTGGAGACCGATGCCCAGTGGAGAGAGTTTTCCATTGCGGCGTGGATGCATGACTGCGGAAAGGTCACCACTCCCGAATACGTTGTGGACAAGGCCACAAAACTTGAGGCCATCCATAATCGCATCCACGAGATACGCACCCGTTTCGAGGTTCTGCACAGGGATGCGCAGATAGATTATTATGAAAAACTGCAAAAGGATCCGGAAAAAGAGGCAGAACTGAAAGCAGAGCTTGAAAAAGCCTGGGCACAGCTTCAGGACGATTTTGCATTCATAGCCAAATGCAATGTCGGCGGCGAGTTTATGGACGATGCGGACATTGAGCGGCTTCGAAATATTGCTGAAAAGACGTGGATAAGGAATTTTGACGACAGACAGGGATTGAGCATTGCGGAGAATCAGAGGCTCGGCGGCCGTCCCCCTGTTCCTGTTCCGGCCGTTGAAAAACTGCTGGCGGACAAACCCGAACATCTCATCGAGCGTGAGTATTTCATCGACGAGCAGGAATACAGAGAGTTCGGATTTCAGACCCTGGTTCCCAGATATGCCTTTAACTACGGCGAGGTATACAACCTTTCAGTGAAGAGGGGAACGCTCACCGAAGAGGAGAGGTATAAGATAAACGAACATATCATCATGACCATAAAAATGCTCTCCGCACTGCCTCTGCCCGAGAACATGAAGCATGTGCCTGAGTATGCTGGCGGCCACCACGAGACCATGGACGGCAAAGGATATCCCCGCAGACTATATAAAAGTGAGATATCCATCCCCGCCAGAATAATTGCCATAGCCGATATATTCGAGGCTCTGACGGCGGCTGACAGACCGTATAAAAAACCCAAGACACTGTCGGAATCACTCAGAATAATGGAGTTTATGAAAAAGGACGGCCATATAGACGGCGATATCTTTGATGTGTTTGTTCAGGAAAAGCTGTATATGAAGTATGCCGAGAAGTTTCTGGATAAAAGCCAGATTGACGAAATCAAACCGGCAGGCTAA
- a CDS encoding DUF2147 domain-containing protein, whose product MKAVLVLIFALTSVFAFAASPAGLWKTIDDKTGKEKSLVRITENGGVLSGAIEKLLDPNAKKDMVCDECTDDRKGKPVVGLNIIRGLKQDGEKWEGGTILDPKSGKIYKATIKVIEGGKKLELRGYIGPFFRTQVWLRAD is encoded by the coding sequence ATGAAAGCTGTTCTTGTTCTAATTTTTGCACTTACATCGGTTTTTGCCTTTGCGGCATCTCCCGCCGGTCTCTGGAAGACCATAGACGACAAAACGGGCAAAGAGAAATCTCTGGTACGCATAACGGAGAACGGAGGCGTTCTCAGCGGTGCTATAGAAAAACTGCTCGATCCTAATGCCAAAAAGGATATGGTCTGTGACGAATGTACGGACGACAGAAAGGGCAAACCCGTTGTCGGACTGAACATTATCCGGGGACTGAAACAGGACGGCGAGAAATGGGAAGGGGGAACCATCCTCGACCCTAAAAGCGGAAAAATATATAAAGCTACAATAAAGGTCATTGAGGGCGGAAAAAAACTGGAACTCAGAGGCTACATAGGCCCCTTCTTCCGCACTCAGGTTTGGCTTAGGGCCGACTGA
- a CDS encoding RrF2 family transcriptional regulator produces MQFSVGVEYALHCLCYIGQERPVGVKELAAFQGISETYLSKMLTKLRKAGVVRSVSGVNGGYELTRPADEITFWDVVQAIEGSSPLFQCAEVRQNNIIVDKNNLPDAYCKEPCLIKVVMLEAEDRMRDYLRSKTIGWLMGEVRKKVDPKQLKDAEEFFKK; encoded by the coding sequence ATGCAGTTTTCTGTCGGTGTCGAATATGCGCTCCACTGCCTCTGCTACATAGGGCAGGAGAGGCCTGTGGGCGTTAAAGAACTTGCTGCGTTTCAGGGGATTTCCGAAACCTATCTTTCGAAAATGCTCACAAAACTCCGTAAGGCGGGGGTGGTTCGGTCTGTGTCCGGCGTAAACGGCGGCTATGAGCTGACCCGTCCGGCGGACGAGATAACCTTCTGGGATGTTGTTCAGGCAATAGAGGGCAGTTCGCCCCTGTTCCAGTGCGCAGAGGTGCGCCAGAACAATATAATAGTTGATAAGAATAACCTGCCGGATGCCTACTGCAAGGAACCCTGCCTCATAAAAGTCGTTATGCTGGAGGCGGAGGACAGAATGCGGGATTATCTGCGGAGCAAAACCATCGGCTGGCTGATGGGCGAGGTCAGGAAGAAGGTTGATCCGAAGCAGTTGAAGGATGCCGAAGAATTCTTTAAAAAATAA